Proteins from a genomic interval of Equus quagga isolate Etosha38 chromosome 13, UCLA_HA_Equagga_1.0, whole genome shotgun sequence:
- the LOC124250299 gene encoding vomeronasal type-1 receptor 4-like, which produces MATRNLVIGMMFLLQTVFGILGNFSLVYHFLFLYFTGRRFRPADLIVSHMTLANLLVIFSKGVSETMTAFGLKLFLNDIGCKLLFYVHRVGRDVSIGTTCLLSVFQVIVISPRDSRWAELKVKCPQYIGTCSILCWILNMMLNILVPFHITEKRIKANITKKMDYGYCYTVFYCKITESLSLLLVLFHDGFCLVLMVWASCSMVFKLHSHKQKVQHIHRNNLSPRSSPETRATQSILVLVCAFVSLWTVSSIFHICLTVFNNPSLRLKNISTLITACFPTVSPYITMSHDSRVSGFCFV; this is translated from the coding sequence ATGGCCACCAGGAATTTGGTGATAGGAATGATGTTTTTATTACAGACTGTCTTTGGAATTCTGGGGAATTTCTCTCTCGtttaccattttctctttctctacttcaCAGGACGCAGGTTTAGGCCCGCAGATTTGATTGTCAGCCACATGACACTAGCCAATCTCTTAGTTATTTTTTCCAAAGGAGTCTCAGAAACTATGACAGCTTTTGGGCTGAAACTTTTCCTCAATGATATTGGATGCAAACTTCTTTTCTATGTTCACAGAGTGGGCAGGGATGTGTCCATTGGCACCACCTGCCTCTTGAGTGTCTTCCAGGTGATTGTGATCAGTCCCAGGGACTCCAGGTGGGCAGAGCTTAAAGTAAAGTGTCCCCAGTACATAGGTACTTGCAGCATCCTTTGCTGGATCCTGAACATGATGCTGAATATTTTGGTTCCTTTTCACATAACTGAGAAAAGGATCAAGGCAAACATCACAAAGAAAATGGATTATGGCTACTGTTATACAGTATTTTACTGCAAAATTACAGAGTCACTCTCTTTGCTATTGGTATTATTCCATGATGGTTTCTGTTTGGTGCTGATGGTCTGGGCCAGTTGCTCCATGGTTTTCAAACTGCACAGCCACAAGCAGAAGGTCCAACATATTCATAGGAACAATCTCTCCCCCAGATCCTCCCCTGAGACCAGAGCCACCCAAAGCATCCTTGTCCTTGTTTGCGCCTTTGTATCTTTGTGGACTGTCTCCTCTATCTTCCACATTTGTTTGACAGTTTTTAACAATCCAAGTTTGCGGCTGAAGAACATTTCTACACTGATCACTGCATGTTTCCCAACTGTCAGCCCCTACATTACCATGAGCCATGACTCCAGAGTATCTGGGTTCTGCTTTGTTTAG